One Solanum pennellii chromosome 9, SPENNV200 DNA segment encodes these proteins:
- the LOC107029334 gene encoding mitochondrial uncoupling protein 1: MGGGDHGGKSDISFAGIFASSAFAACFAEACTLPLDTAKVRLQLQKKAVEGDGLGLPKYRGLLGTVGTIAKEEGVASLWKGIVPGLHRQCIYGGLRIGMYEPVKNLYVGKDHVGDVPLSKKILAALTTGALGITVANPTDLVKVRLQAEGKLPAGVPRRYSGALNAYSTIVKQEGVRALWTGLGPNIGRNAIINAAELASYDQVKEAVLRIPGFTDNVVTHLIAGLGAGFFAVCIGSPVDVVKSRMMGDSAYKNTLDCFVKTLKNDGPLAFYKGFIPNFGRLGSWNVIMFLTLEQAKKFVKNLESP, from the exons ATGGGAGGAGGAGATCACGGCGGCAAATCGGATATCTCATTCGCCGGAATATTCGCAAGTAGCGCCTTTGCTGCTTGTTTCGCTGAG GCGTGTACTTTACCATTGGATACTGCTAAAGTTAGACTTCAGCTTCAAAAGAAGGCAGTTGAAGGGGATGGGCTAGGTTTACCTAAATATAGGGGATTATTAGGTACTGTTGGGACCATTGCAAAGGAAGAAGGAGTAGCTTCACTATGGAAGGGTATCGTACCTGGGTTACATCGTCAATGTATATACGGAGGTCTTCGGATTGGGATGTATGAACCT GTTAAAAACTTATATGTTGGCAAAGATCATGTTGGGGATGTGCCATTGTCTAAGAAAATACTTGCTGCACTTACAACTG GTGCATTGGGCATTACAGTTGCAAATCCTACAGATCTAGTTAAAGTACGTCTTCAAGCTGAAGGAAAATTGCCAGCAGGCGTGCCAAGGCGTTATTCTGGAGCTCTAAATGCTTACTCAACTATAGTGAAACAG GAAGGAGTTCGAGCTCTGTGGACTGGTCTTGGACCCAATATTGGGCGGAATGCCATCATCAATGCAGCTGAATTAGCAAGTTATGATCAAGTGAAGGAG GCTGTTCTCAGGATTCCTGGGTTCACAGACAATGTTGTTACTCATTTGATTGCGGGGCTTGGAGCTGGATTTTTTGCAGTTTGCATAGGGTCCCCTGTTGATGTG GTAAAGTCAAGAATGATGGGAGATTCCGCATACAAAAACACTCTTGATTGTTTTGTCAAGACATTGAAGAATGAT GGGCCTTTGGCTTTCTATAAAGGCTTTATCCCAAATTTTGGACGCTTGGGATCGTGGAATGTCATTATGTTTCTAACATTGGAGCAG GCGAAGAAGTTCGTTAAAAATTTAGAATCACCTTGA